A genomic stretch from Arachis stenosperma cultivar V10309 chromosome 3, arast.V10309.gnm1.PFL2, whole genome shotgun sequence includes:
- the LOC130970363 gene encoding receptor-like serine/threonine-protein kinase SD1-8 isoform X5, which translates to MLERETVHRGSLERSQDLLMTEVVFSSNREQSGERKIDDLELPLFDFNTLTMATKNFSEENKLGQGGFGVVYKGRLMEGQEIAVKRLSKNSGQGVEEFKNEVKLIVKLQHRNLVRLLGCSIQMDEKMLVYEYLENRSLDGILFDKAKSSSLDWPRRFSIICGIARGLLYLHHDSRFKIIHRDLKASNILLDKEMNPKISDFGMARIFSTNQTEANTMRVVGTYGYMSPEYAMDGIFSVKSDVFSFGVLVLEIITGKKNRGFYYANAELNLLGHAWKQWNEGNALELIDSSIDNSYSSSEVLRCVQVGLLCVQERAEDRPTMSSVVLMLSSETASMPQPKNPGFCLGRNPMETDSSSSKQDETFTVNQVTVTMLNAR; encoded by the exons ATGTTGGAGAGGGAGACAGTGCACAGAG GTTCTCTGGAAAGGAGTCAGGATTTGTTGATGACTGAAGTGGTCTTTTCAAGCAACAGAGAACAGTCTGGTGAAAGGAAAATTGATGACTTAGAGTTgccattgtttgattttaaTACCTTAACAATGGCTACAAAGAACTTCTCTGAAGAGAATAAACTTGGACAAGGAGGATTTGGTGTTGTTTACAAA GGCAGGTTGATGGAAGGCCAGGAAATCGCTGTGAAGAGGTTATCAAAAAATTCTGGTCAAGGAGTTGAAGAGTTTAAGAATGAGGTCAAGCTGATTGTCAAACTTCAACACCGGAATCTTGTTCGGCTGCTTGGTTGCAGCATTCAAATGGATGAAAAGATGCTTGTGTATGAGTACTTGGAAAATAGAAGCCTTGATGGGATTTTATTTG ACAAGGCAAAAAGCTCCTCATTGGATTGGCCAAGGCGCTTCAGCATTATTTGTGGTATTGCTAGAGGACTTCTTTATTTGCACCATGATTCCAGATTTAAGATTATCCATAGAGATCTCAAGGCAAGCAACATTCTACTTGACAAAGAAATGAATCCAAAAATATCAGATTTTGGAATGGCTAGAATTTTTAGCACAAATCAAACAGAAGCTAATACAATGAGAGTTGTTGGAACATA TGGTTATATGTCTCCTGAATATGCTATGGATGGGATCTTCTCAGTAAAATCTGATGTTTTTAGTTTTGGGGTATTAGTGTTGGAGATCATAACTGGAAAAAAGAATAGAGGATTCTACTATGCAAATGCTGAACTGAATCTTCTAGGGCAT GCATGGAAGCAATGGAATGAAGGAAATGCATTGGAATTAATTGATTCGTCAATTGACAATTCATATTCATCATCTGAGGTTCTTAGATGCGTACAAGTGGGGCTCTTATGTGTGCAAGAGCGTGCAGAAGACAGGCCAACAATGTCTTCAGTGGTCTTGATGCTAAGTAGTGAAACTGCATCAATGCCGCAGCCCAAAAACCCTGGGTTTTGCCTGGGAAGGAATCCAATGGAAACTGATTCTTCTTCAAGTAAGCAAGATGAAACGTTCACTGTGAACCAAGTCACAGTCACAATGCTAAATGCCAGGTAG
- the LOC130970363 gene encoding receptor-like serine/threonine-protein kinase SD1-8 isoform X3 — protein sequence MSVDTESGDGSHNTAKVVGIIVGGAALILLALAICLLLWKKRKFPCMLERETVHRGSLERSQDLLMTEVVFSSNREQSGERKIDDLELPLFDFNTLTMATKNFSEENKLGQGGFGVVYKGRLMEGQEIAVKRLSKNSGQGVEEFKNEVKLIVKLQHRNLVRLLGCSIQMDEKMLVYEYLENRSLDGILFDKAKSSSLDWPRRFSIICGIARGLLYLHHDSRFKIIHRDLKASNILLDKEMNPKISDFGMARIFSTNQTEANTMRVVGTYGYMSPEYAMDGIFSVKSDVFSFGVLVLEIITGKKNRGFYYANAELNLLGHAWKQWNEGNALELIDSSIDNSYSSSEVLRCVQVGLLCVQERAEDRPTMSSVVLMLSSETASMPQPKNPGFCLGRNPMETDSSSSKQDETFTVNQVTVTMLNAR from the exons TTGACACAGAATCTGGAGATGGTTCTCACAACACAGCTAAGGTTGTTGGCATTATAGTTGGTGGTGCAGCTCTTATACTTTTGGCACTGGCCATCTGTCTCTTGTTATGGAAGAAAAGGAAATTCCCATGCATGTTGGAGAGGGAGACAGTGCACAGAG GTTCTCTGGAAAGGAGTCAGGATTTGTTGATGACTGAAGTGGTCTTTTCAAGCAACAGAGAACAGTCTGGTGAAAGGAAAATTGATGACTTAGAGTTgccattgtttgattttaaTACCTTAACAATGGCTACAAAGAACTTCTCTGAAGAGAATAAACTTGGACAAGGAGGATTTGGTGTTGTTTACAAA GGCAGGTTGATGGAAGGCCAGGAAATCGCTGTGAAGAGGTTATCAAAAAATTCTGGTCAAGGAGTTGAAGAGTTTAAGAATGAGGTCAAGCTGATTGTCAAACTTCAACACCGGAATCTTGTTCGGCTGCTTGGTTGCAGCATTCAAATGGATGAAAAGATGCTTGTGTATGAGTACTTGGAAAATAGAAGCCTTGATGGGATTTTATTTG ACAAGGCAAAAAGCTCCTCATTGGATTGGCCAAGGCGCTTCAGCATTATTTGTGGTATTGCTAGAGGACTTCTTTATTTGCACCATGATTCCAGATTTAAGATTATCCATAGAGATCTCAAGGCAAGCAACATTCTACTTGACAAAGAAATGAATCCAAAAATATCAGATTTTGGAATGGCTAGAATTTTTAGCACAAATCAAACAGAAGCTAATACAATGAGAGTTGTTGGAACATA TGGTTATATGTCTCCTGAATATGCTATGGATGGGATCTTCTCAGTAAAATCTGATGTTTTTAGTTTTGGGGTATTAGTGTTGGAGATCATAACTGGAAAAAAGAATAGAGGATTCTACTATGCAAATGCTGAACTGAATCTTCTAGGGCAT GCATGGAAGCAATGGAATGAAGGAAATGCATTGGAATTAATTGATTCGTCAATTGACAATTCATATTCATCATCTGAGGTTCTTAGATGCGTACAAGTGGGGCTCTTATGTGTGCAAGAGCGTGCAGAAGACAGGCCAACAATGTCTTCAGTGGTCTTGATGCTAAGTAGTGAAACTGCATCAATGCCGCAGCCCAAAAACCCTGGGTTTTGCCTGGGAAGGAATCCAATGGAAACTGATTCTTCTTCAAGTAAGCAAGATGAAACGTTCACTGTGAACCAAGTCACAGTCACAATGCTAAATGCCAGGTAG
- the LOC130970363 gene encoding receptor-like serine/threonine-protein kinase SD1-8 isoform X4 translates to MSESGDGSHNTAKVVGIIVGGAALILLALAICLLLWKKRKFPCMLERETVHRGSLERSQDLLMTEVVFSSNREQSGERKIDDLELPLFDFNTLTMATKNFSEENKLGQGGFGVVYKGRLMEGQEIAVKRLSKNSGQGVEEFKNEVKLIVKLQHRNLVRLLGCSIQMDEKMLVYEYLENRSLDGILFDKAKSSSLDWPRRFSIICGIARGLLYLHHDSRFKIIHRDLKASNILLDKEMNPKISDFGMARIFSTNQTEANTMRVVGTYGYMSPEYAMDGIFSVKSDVFSFGVLVLEIITGKKNRGFYYANAELNLLGHAWKQWNEGNALELIDSSIDNSYSSSEVLRCVQVGLLCVQERAEDRPTMSSVVLMLSSETASMPQPKNPGFCLGRNPMETDSSSSKQDETFTVNQVTVTMLNAR, encoded by the exons AATCTGGAGATGGTTCTCACAACACAGCTAAGGTTGTTGGCATTATAGTTGGTGGTGCAGCTCTTATACTTTTGGCACTGGCCATCTGTCTCTTGTTATGGAAGAAAAGGAAATTCCCATGCATGTTGGAGAGGGAGACAGTGCACAGAG GTTCTCTGGAAAGGAGTCAGGATTTGTTGATGACTGAAGTGGTCTTTTCAAGCAACAGAGAACAGTCTGGTGAAAGGAAAATTGATGACTTAGAGTTgccattgtttgattttaaTACCTTAACAATGGCTACAAAGAACTTCTCTGAAGAGAATAAACTTGGACAAGGAGGATTTGGTGTTGTTTACAAA GGCAGGTTGATGGAAGGCCAGGAAATCGCTGTGAAGAGGTTATCAAAAAATTCTGGTCAAGGAGTTGAAGAGTTTAAGAATGAGGTCAAGCTGATTGTCAAACTTCAACACCGGAATCTTGTTCGGCTGCTTGGTTGCAGCATTCAAATGGATGAAAAGATGCTTGTGTATGAGTACTTGGAAAATAGAAGCCTTGATGGGATTTTATTTG ACAAGGCAAAAAGCTCCTCATTGGATTGGCCAAGGCGCTTCAGCATTATTTGTGGTATTGCTAGAGGACTTCTTTATTTGCACCATGATTCCAGATTTAAGATTATCCATAGAGATCTCAAGGCAAGCAACATTCTACTTGACAAAGAAATGAATCCAAAAATATCAGATTTTGGAATGGCTAGAATTTTTAGCACAAATCAAACAGAAGCTAATACAATGAGAGTTGTTGGAACATA TGGTTATATGTCTCCTGAATATGCTATGGATGGGATCTTCTCAGTAAAATCTGATGTTTTTAGTTTTGGGGTATTAGTGTTGGAGATCATAACTGGAAAAAAGAATAGAGGATTCTACTATGCAAATGCTGAACTGAATCTTCTAGGGCAT GCATGGAAGCAATGGAATGAAGGAAATGCATTGGAATTAATTGATTCGTCAATTGACAATTCATATTCATCATCTGAGGTTCTTAGATGCGTACAAGTGGGGCTCTTATGTGTGCAAGAGCGTGCAGAAGACAGGCCAACAATGTCTTCAGTGGTCTTGATGCTAAGTAGTGAAACTGCATCAATGCCGCAGCCCAAAAACCCTGGGTTTTGCCTGGGAAGGAATCCAATGGAAACTGATTCTTCTTCAAGTAAGCAAGATGAAACGTTCACTGTGAACCAAGTCACAGTCACAATGCTAAATGCCAGGTAG